GCTGTTCAGGCGCGCCTGGCCGGCGTGCAACTGTTCGTCTGCATCCACGGCAATCGCCAGCCCTTCCAGCTTGAGGCGTTGCCGCAACGCATCGACCTCCGCAGGCGGCACCCACAAGGTCAACGCCTGGTCCTGGCGAAACGCGCTCAAGGCCTGGCGGGTACTGCGCACTACACGGTCGGCGTTGTCCAACTCGCCCAGCACTTCACGCACGATGCCCAGGGCCAGGTCGGCCAAAGACGCTTCCAGGCTGCTCAAGTAGTGCTGCACCTGGGACTGGGTGTGCAGCAGCAATTGCGCGACCTGTTCAGCCCCCGCTTGCCGGGCGCTTTCGAAGCCTTCGGCGCGGGCGCTGCTCAGCCATTGTTCGCTGTCGGCCTTGATCTGTTCAGCCTGTTGTTTGGCCGCTTGCAGGAAGGCAAAGCCGTCGCTCCATAACGCGGCGTCTTCGGCGCGCAGGATGCGGGCGGTGGGACGGCTCGGCAATTCGCTCATGGCGTCATCTCCTCGGCCAGCAGGCACGCGGCGGCGGCCTGGACAATTTCCAGGTCACGGGGCACTCGGGCGCTGAGGCCCTGGGGGAAGGCGAAGCGCAAACGCAACCAGCCCTGCCAATCGGCATGCTGGGCGTGCAGCCAGGCGGCGACACAGCCTTGGCCGTCGCGGTCGATGGCCTCGATCAATTCGCCGGGATCGCGCAGTAAATCCGCTGCGCCGCCGAGTTGGCGCAAGGCCAGGGCTGAAACGAAGACTTCAGCACCCAGGCCTTCGCGCAGCTCATTGACCACCTCGCGGCGGATCTCCCGGCTCAGGGTCGCGGCATGCCAGATCGCCCCGCACAGCCTCGGCAAGCGGGCGAACTGCGCGGGTGACAGCAGCAAGACCGACAAGTCTGCCGCCAACGGCGTGACCAACTGGTCCATGGGCGCCAGTTGATAATGGCTGACCAGCAACTGCTCCAGGCGCTGGCGAAAACGCGGCTGGCCGTGCATCGCCTGCAGCACGGCGTCGGGAAATTCATCGGCAAAACACGCGCCCAGGCTCGGCCCGCGTACAAACTGCAGCGGCTCGGCGATCAGCCCCTGCCAGCGTTCGAACAGACTCATTCACCCTCCTTGAGCACATACAGCGCCTGGGACTGGCGACGCGTCCATTGCTGACGGGCCAGCACTCCCACGGCGCCGAGGGCGATCAACAGAAGCGCACCAAACATCAGCCGCGCCTGGGTCAGGTTGTCTTCCAGCAGCCACAGGCCCATGAAGCGGGCCAGGCGCGGCTGTGCCGGGTTGTTGCTGATGGCCACAGCGGCTTTGATTGCCGTCACCGAAACGCCGTCGTAACTCAGGCCGGAAATACCGTTGGCGACCAGGGTCTTGATCTGCGGGATCAGCGTATTGATGTCGGTGCCTGGGTCGTAACGCACCAATACCGAGGCCGACGACGGCGAAATCACGCGTTTGAGCAAGTCGTTGTCCGGCAGCACCACGTGCACGCGGGCGGCGACGATGCCGTCGATCTGCGACACCGAGTGGGACAGCTCTTCGCTCAGCGCATAGATCATCTGCGCTCGCTCCTGCACCGGCGACGACACCAGGCCATTGCCCTTGAACACCTCGCCCATATTGGAAAAGCTCTGTTGCGGCAGGCCGGCGTTGTCGAGCAGGGTCATGGCTTCGGCAAAGCGTGACTCATCGACCACTACCTTGAGCTGGCCATTGTCCTGGGCCTTGCGTTCCGCCGGGATGCCACCGCGCAGCAGTACCGCGACCATGGCGTTGGCATCGCGCTCGCTGAGGTTGGTGTAGAGGTCGGTGTTGCAGGCTTGCAACAGGCTGGCGAGCAGGCCGATCAGCAGCAGGCGCAAGGCGCGGTTGGGGCTTGGCATGGCGTTATTGGCCCTTGAGCAGTGTGTTGGCGGAACCGGAAATCTGCGTCGCACCGCGCACCACCATCTGGGTTTCGATGGAGTAGTCGAACATCTTGCCCAGGGAGTGGACGATCTGGTCGACCTGTTGCTCACCGACCTTTTTCCCCGGCTCGCCTTGAGGTGAAGCGCTGGCGGTGCGGATCTCTGCCGAAGCCGGTGGCGGCGCCGACGGGTTGTTGGTGAGCAGGTCGGCGCGCTCGGAAAACGCCCGCGTGCGGTCGATGAAACTGTTCATGCGCTCCATCAGGCCCGAGCCGATCTGGTGCGGGCTGGCGCCTTCGGGCATGCCCTTGGCGGTGTTGGCCATGTGCTCGAACAGGTTCTGCGAGGCCCCGGCGGGCCCCGCGCCAGCAGACGGCGGCAGCGCCGAAGCGCCGGCGGCGAGACTGATAGTCATAGGGGCTTCCTACTCTTCGTCGTCATCGGACATGGCGTCGTTCAGCAGTTCCTGCATCTTCGGCATGATGATGAACTGACCGCCGATGGTGACCGCCTGGGTGATCAACGCATCAGTGAACTCGGGGTCATCGGCTTCGTTGGGTTTGTCGGCGGCCTTGGCGTTGTCCACCGCGGCATTGAACTTGGCTTCAGGGCTGGCGCCACCAGGGGCGAGATTGCTGTCTACGGCCGTTACGGACATGGTGCTGCTCCTTTACTGGGTTGGGGTTTCGGTACTGACTTGCGCGCCACGGAACACCCGCACCCCGCGCTCGCGCGCCACCGGGGCGGCCACGACCTTGGGTTGCAGGTGATCCACATGCTGCTGCACCAGCGCCAGGTACGGCGGTGGTCCGGACACGAACACTTCATCGCCCTCGGGGCCGTTGCGCATGGACAACTGCTGGCCGAACACATCGAGGTTGCTGAGGTAGGCCTGCAACTGGTCGAGGTCCAGGGCGTTGGCCTTGAAAAGCTTGGTGCTGATTTCATCGCTGGCATTGAGGTACAGCAGGTTGCCGTCGAAGTACCAGGTGAGGCCGTTGGTGCTGCACAGGGTCTGCAGGAACTCACCGGCAGTGGCGCCGCGAATCGTGCTGCGGGCCTTGCCGCGCACCTTGTCGGAAAGCACCAGGGGCACGTCGAGGTTGTGGCCGAATTCTTCCAGGGCGCTGCGTACATCCTGGTCTACCAGCACGTAGGCATAGGGCTGGGAGAACCACGCCGGTTCTTCGGCGGCATTGGCAAAACGGCTGCCGAACAGGCATAGGACGGCCAGCAAAAATATGCTTACATGGCGTCCGCCTTCGCCAGACGAGTTGTGACGATGTCCAAGAATTTTCTGCTCGCCAGTACCCTGTTGCTGGCGGCCTGCTCCAGCAAGCCCGCGACCGATTCCGACAAGTCGTTGCAACTGGCCAATGACCTGAGCAAGCGCGGCGACTACGCCAGTGCGGCCGCGCTGTACGAGCGTGCGGCGCAGCAACCCGGTGCCGGCATCGAGTTGTGGCTCAAGCTCGGCCAGGCCAAGCTCGACGCCAAGGATGCGCTGGGCGCCGAGCGGGCTTTCCAGCAAGCCCTGGGGTTCGATGCGCACAATGCCGACGCCCTGCTCGGCCTGGGCACCGCGCAATTGCAGTTGGGCAAAACCCAGCGTGCCGTCACTGCCCTGGGCCAGGCGGCGGAGATTGGCGGGTTGCCAGTGGCCTACACCCGCCTGGGTGTGGCGCAGATCCTCAATGGCCAGGCCGCTGCGGCGCAAACCGCGTTCGCCAAGAGCCTGAGCCTCAAGCCCGACGACCTCGACAACCGCTGCAACCTGGCCCTGGCGTATGCGTTGGGTGGGCAGTCGCAGCTGGCGGTGGAGACCATCGCACCGGTCGCGCAGTCGCCCCGCGCCTTGCCCCGGCATCAGCGTAATGAGTTGTTGGTGATGGTGTTGGCGGGGTATGAGCAGCGGGTGACGGGGTTGCCGCTGGATGACATTCCAGCTGCCGAACGTGCACGGTTGGTGACGGAAGCCAAGCGCATCAAAGCCATCAGTGACCCGGTGGCGCAGGCTCGGGAGTTGGGGTTGGTAGACCCGCGATAAGCGGTTCATTGCTGGCCTCCCGCGGCGCCGGCCTTGGCTTCCTGCTGGTCCTTGCGCCGCTGCAATTGCTCGCGGTCGAAACCTTCGATGTACACCTGGGCCGCGCGGCCCACGGGCGCGGCCATCACCGGGCCGGTTGGGCGGCCTTGGGTCAGGTCTTGCTTGCGCTCGACCATTTGCATCAGGTTCAGGTTGTTCGCGCAGCCCAACGCCAGGGTCGGCTTGAAGTCTTCGCCCAGGCCGATGGTGTCGGTGGCCGGAGGCTGCTGACACTGGGTCGGCAAGCCATCCGCGCGGTACTCGGACGAGTAATACGTCGGCGCCAGGTGGGTCTGGCAACCCATTAGCGCCAGGGGCAACAGCATCAATACGCGTAAAGCAGTCATGGCAGTCCCCCTGATCAATTCATGTAGAAACCGAACGCCCCGCCGCTGCGCGGTCCGGTGGCCGCTGCGGTAGCCGGTTGTGCGTCGAGGGGCGTGGCGAGGGTGCGACCACGCACCGGCTCCACCAGGTACGGGGTGATGAGGATCACCAGTTCGGTTTCATTGCGCTGGAAGCGCTTGGAGCGGAACAGGTTGCCGAGGATCGGCAGGTCGCCCAGCAGTGGCAGTTTCTCGATGTCCTGGCTGCTTTCACGCTGGAACAGCCCGGCGATGGCGAAGGTCTGCCCACTGCCGACCTCCACCCGCGTATCGGCGCGACGCACGCTGAAGGACGGCACGTGGAAGTTGCCGAAATCCACAGTGCCGCCGCTGACCACGCTGCTGACTTCGGGGCGCACTTGCAGGGCGATGCGGCCGTTGGGCAGCAGGGTCGGGTTGAACAACAACGACACGCCGAACGACTTGTATTCGATGCCCACCAGGTCACGATTGACTGGCACCGGGATCGCCACTTCGCCACCCGCAAGGAAACTCGCGGTCTGGCCGGTCATGGCGGTGATATTCGGTTCGGCTAGGATCTGCAACACGCCGTTGGCCTGCAACGCATCGAGCATGCCGTCGATATTCACGTTGCCTGAACCGGCACCTGCTGCTGCCAAGCCGCCTGCCGTGGCGGCGGCCAGTGGTCCGCCGGTGATCAGGCCGAAGGAGAAGGTGCCGTTGTTGAACATGGCGTTCCAGTTCACACCGTAGTGCAGCAGCTCGGAGCGCGACACCTCGGCAAAACGCACACGCAGGTTCACTTGGGCGGAGCCTGCGTATTCGGTGGTGTTGATCGCGCTCTGGAAACCTTGCCCCTGAGGGTTGAGCAAGGCATTCAGGTCGGTCGCTTCCGCCACCGAACCCAGGGTGCCCTTGGCGACCAGGCGGTTACCGGCGCCGCTGATCTGTGCGCCGTTGCCGGGGTGCAGTGCCTGCATCGGCGTGCTCACCGCCTGGCTGCCACTGCTCACGGCCAGGGTCAGGCTCGCCAGTTGTTTGCCGTCGCTGCCCAGGGCAATCAGGCTGGTGTTGCCCGGCGCCTTGCCGAAAATATAGATCGTGCCCGGCGACACCACTTGCAGGTCGGCCACATTCGGCTCGGCCACCAGTACTGAATCCACCGGCGCGACAAAATGCAGGATGCGCCCTTCACCGGAGGCCAGGGCAATCGAGCCCCCGGCGCCGGCCGCGATTTCCTGAGCCTGGCTCACACATGCAAAAACACTCAGCAACAGCACACAAAAACGCATCATGAGGCGGACGCCAGGGGGGTGACGGAAGCCGCGACAGGCGCGCGGCGGTTGGAGATTTCGGTGAGGCTGATGGTCACCAGCGCTTGCAGGTTGTACTCGGTGGCCAGCTCGCGGAACGACAGCACCGCCAGCTCCAGCTCACCGCGCAGTACCAGGCGGCGCAGGCTGCGACGCAGTTCCGGGTGCACCAGCAACACCGCACTGTTGACCTCGCGGGTGTTGTCACAGGCCTGGCGCAGTTGGGCGAGCAAGGCGCGGCTGACTTCTTCGGGAATCAGTTCGCGCTGCGGCTCCTGGCGGCGCAAGGAGGCACGTAGTTGATCTTCCAGGCCCGGCGCCAGTACCAGCGCACCGATCACGCGGTTGCGGTCGGCGTATTGATGGCTGATCTGCCGCGCCAGCGCGGCGCGCAAGTGTTCGGCCAGGCGCCCGGCGTCGGTTTCGCGGGCGCCCCACTCCACCATGGCTTCCAGCAAAGCGCGCTGGTTGCGGATCGACACGCCCTCGCCAACCAACAGGCGCAAGGTTTCGGCCACCCGTTGCAGCGGCACCAGGCGCAAGGCCTCCTTGACCAGTTCACCGTAGGTCGCCTCGGTGCGCTCCAGCAGCAGGCGGGTTTCCTGGATGCCGAGGAAGTCGGCGGCATAGCGACGCAGGCTGCGTTCCAGCACGCCGCGCAATACTTCGTCGGGCAGCAGGAAGCCGATGCCGGCGTTGCGCAGGGTGTCTTCGTGCTGGCGTTCGACCCAGTGGGCGCTGCGACCATTGAGGGGGGAATCGGCCTGCACAGTGGCGATGTCCAGCAGCTGCACATGCACCGGATCGTCCTGCACCAGCAGGCAGTTGATCGGCAATTCGCCTTCGCTCACCGGCACGCCTTCCAGGGACACGCGGAAACTGCCCGGCGTGGCCTTGGCCTCCATGTAGATGCCCGGCACCGGCATGTCCACGCCGAGTTCGGTACGCAGGTCGTGGCACAGCGCTTCTACGCGCTGGCGCAGCAGTTGGCGCGGCGCGCTCTGGGACATGCCGCTGCCGAGGGTCAGCAGCACACGGGTATCGGGCAGCAGGTTGTCATCCAGCTCGGCCTGCACTTCGACCACCGGTTCCGGCGTCTCGACCAGCACTTCCAGCTCAGGCTGCCGGTGATGGCGGCGGTACATCATGAACGCCGCACCACCAAACACCAGGGACAGACCGAGGAACACCCAGGTAGGGAACCCCGGCAACAGGCTCACACCAATCATGATCAAGGCGGTCAAGCCCAGCGCACGGTAACTGGCGCCCAGTTGCTTGATGATCTCGCTGCCCAGGTCCCCCGCTTCGCCGTCGCTGTTGACGCGAGTGACCACAGTGCCCGCCGCCACCGAAATCAGCAGCGCCGGAATCTGCGCGATCAGGCCGTCACCCACAGTCAGCAACGAGTAGGTGTGCACCGCGACGCCGAAGGGCATGTCGCGCTCGATCATGCCGATCAACATGCCGCCGAGCAGGTTGACCGCAAGGATCACCAGACCGGCGATGGCATCGCCTTTGACGAACTTCATGGCGCCATCCATCGCGCCGAACATCTGGCTTTCACGTTCCAGGCGCGAGCGACGGCGACGGGCTTCGGCCTGATCGATGTCGCCGTTGCGCAGGTCGTTGTCGATGCTCATCTGTTTGCCGGGCATCGCGTCCAGGGTGAAGCGCGCAGCCACTTCCGCCACACGCTCGGCCCCCTTGGTGATCACCACGAACTGCGCCACGGTAATGATCAGGAACACCACCATGCCCACCACCACTTGCCCGGCAATCACAAAGTCGCCGAAGGCCTTGACGATATGGCCGGCGTCGCCGTGCAGCAGAATCAAACGCGTGGTGGTGATCGACAGCGACAACCGAAACAATGTGCTCAACAGGATCAGCGGCGGCAGCGCGGAAAACTCCACCGAATGGCCGATGTAGAACGCCACGATCAGGATCAGGATGCTCAGGGCGATGTTAAGGCCGATCAGCGCATCCACCAGGTAGGTGGGCAGCGGGATGATCATCATCACGATCGCCATCAGCATAAACGCGACGATGATCACGTCGGTACGCTGCGCAGCGAGGCGCGCCAGGTTGTTCAGGCGGTTGAGTGCACTCATGCGCCAGCCCTGCGTGCGGCCAGGTAGCGTTTGAAGCATTGGCGCGCTTCGTCCTTGCGCTCGCCGTACCACAAGGCACGGGCGCGCAGCAGCAACAGGCTGGCAGATTCGCCTTCCATTGCCACCAGGCGGTCCAGGGCACTCAGGGCGCGGGCGGCGTCGCCGCTGTCGGTGAACGACAGCACCAGCGAGCGCAGCAACACACCGTCGTGGGGTGCGACGCTGACGGCAATCAGCAACATCACCAGGGCGCGCTGGGACTGGCCATTGCGCCGATACAGTTCTCCAATGCCCTTGAGCAGTTGCACGGCGTCGTCGTTTTCGCGGGCCATCAGGTATGCACCTCCGAGCGTTGCTGTTCGAGGTTGCGGCGCATCTCGATCTCTTCGCCGATCAGCTCGACAGCCAGTGCCTTGATGTGTGGCTCGGCGTCCAGGCCGGGCAGGATGTGTTCCATCACATGCTCCAGCAGCTCCAGCGAACGCGCGCCGCCGAACAGCAACGAGTCGACGCCGGCAGCGGCGGTGAGTGCTTCGAGGTCACTGCGCAGGGAGCGGCGGGTCTGGGTCTTGCGGGTCTTGAGCACCGCTTCGAAGGCGGTGGCCTGGCGCGAATTGACCGGGCGAACCGCTTCGACCGGCGCACTGCGCACATCACTGGGAATCAACGGGCGGGGTTCGACTTTCATCCCAGGGCCTTAGCTTAAAAGCATGGTCACAGCGTGAAGGTGAAGCGCTCCTCGCCACGGGCGAGGATCACTTGGTTGTTTTCGATGCGTTCCAGCACCCAGTTGTCCGCCAGGGCTGCGCCGGGGTACAGGCGCTTGCCGCTGTCGTTGATCACGTAGGGCTGGGCGCCAAACCATACGGCCTGGAAGCGCACGCGCGGCGCGGCGGCATCGGCGCGGGCCGTCACACGCGGGTTGAGCACGACCTGCTGGCCGTAGCGCTGGTCAAACGCCTGCTGCAAGGCCAGCCACTGTGGCTTTTGCGACTGTTCAAAGGTGCCGGTGGCGCTGAGCTGGCCGTTGCTGTCACTGATTTTCACGGTGTCCAAGCGGGCGGTTTGTAGCTGCTGCTCCAACCAGGCTTTGGCTTGCTCGCGGGACGGTTTTTTCAGTGGTGCAACCTCATCGACAGCGACCGGTGCGGGCAACAGTGGCGCTTCGCTACGAACCGCCAGCGCCCCTGCACAGATAAACAGCAGGACGGTCGCGACAATCCAGGGGGTGATTTTGCGTGGGGCGTCCGACGGTTTTTCAACGCCACCAGGCACAGCCAGGCTCACACCCGCCGTGCCGATCCGCAGTTGCAACGGCAATCGCGCGCGATGGCCGTTGCCGTGGGGAATACGCACATTGCCGGCGAGCAACACGTCACCGCCCAGCGCTTCGACCGCCACGTGGTCGCCTTCAAACCGCAGGCGCAGGTGCAGGCCGGCAATGCCGGGATCGGTGAGTACCAAGTCGGCCGCCAGGTCGGCGCCGAGGGTATAGACCGGCTGGTCGAGCACCAGGGAACTGCCCTGGTGCAAACCACCGGTCACGGTCAAGGTCGGTGCGCCAGTAGCGGCGACCGGCCCCAAGGAAATCAAGGCTGTCATGGTTGGGTTTGCCCCCTTGAGCATGTGCAACGGGGTCAAGCATCAGAGGGTAAACGGGCAGCGCCGGCGCCGCCCGTTTGGCGAATCAGTTCTGCGGACGCTGTTTGGTGGCGTCGAGCTCCGCTTTTTTCGCGGTGCTGATTTCGGTGATCTTGGCCGACTTCTCGATAGCCATGTTGAAGGTCGCTTCCATCTTCGCGATAGCGTCGTCGGCGCCGCCTGCTTTTACTGGTGGGACATCAGCCATGTTCATCTCCTTGCATCGATAGGGAAGTTATTCAGTTGCGCAACAGCAAGCTGAAAGTATGCAAACCGGTGAATGCCCAAAACGTCAGACAGTGAGCCTTCGAACTGCCGTCGGTTTGCATGGGTTCCATACTACTCACGATCAAAACGCCTTCGCTGTGAAAGCTTGTGAAACGTTCCACACAGGCACTGTGAAAGATTTGGCTCAACCTGGCGTTGAGAAAAATTCATCCATTTTCAGGCACGGAACTTTCAGAAAAAACCCAAGACACGCTGCAGCCCCCGATTTACGGGGGCCTTCCAACTGTGAACACAACGAACGTGAGCAATAAAGCTCGATACAAACGAGCTATGAAGCAAGGCTTGGCAATTATTTTCGCGACGACTTCACATTTCTCGCTAATAGCCTTTTGCCCAACTTCCCAGATATTTCCATTTGTAACAACAGCGACTTAATCATCGCGTTTGATAGCCCCTCCCAAGCAGCCTTATTGCTGGGAGAACAACTTTGCGCCGCGCCCGTTAGTGCAACTGCACTAATAACCAAAGGACTCGTTCACGGGCCGGCTATATATAAAACTTCCAGGTGATCTATGACCGACATGAATGATTCACCCACAACGCTCCTCGACAACGACGGTTGCGCTGAGATTCACTTCGGCCCTTATCGACTGCTCCCCAAGCGCCATCAATTGCTCAAGCACGGGCAACCCGTGAACCTCGGCAGCCGCGCGCTGACACTGCTGATCGCCCTCGCCTCGCGCCCCGGCGAACTGCTGAAAAAAACCGAACTGCTCGACATTGCCTGGCCGAAACTGGTGGTGGAGGAATGCAACCTGCGCACGCAGATCAAGACCCTGCGCCGTACCCTCGGTGACGAGGAAGCGTTGTACATCGCCACGGCACCCGGCCTGGGTTACCGCTTTGTGGCGCCGACCTGGTTCGAGCGGGCACCAAAACCGGCGGTGAGAGAACCGGTGGTGCTGGGTGTGTATGGCTGCCGCCATTGTCGCGGCGCGGGGATGGTGCCGCTGTTTGCACAGATGGGTATGCAAAACAGTTGATGACCCAAGGTTATTCCGTTGGAAAAATATGTTTTTTCCAACGGAATGTTTGGCGCAGCCCAATCGTTGTTATTCCTGAAACTGCCCAACACCCATCACCTTCAGGAACGCTTTTATGAATCGCTCTCTTCTGCTCGGCCTGCTCAGTGTCTTCGCGGTCGGCTCCGCCCAGGCGGCGTCGTTGCAAGTCCCGGTCAACCTGGTCAGTGCCGATGGTGCGCCACAGCCCGTCGGTAGCATCACCATCAGTGAATCGGCCTACGGCTTGATTTTCACCCCTGATCTCAAATCCTTGCCAATGGGCGTGCACGGCTTTCATATCCATGAAAACGGCAGCTGTGAAGCGGGTGTGAAAGACGGCGTGAAAGTCGCGGCACTGGCCGCCGGCGGACACTTCGACCCGGAAAAAACCGGCAAGCACCTGGGCCCTTACGCCGACGGCCACTTGGGTGACCTGCCGGCGCTGTACGTGAACATGGACGGCACCTCGAACAACCCGGTGCTCGCGCCCCGCTTGAAAAGCCTGGCGCAGATCAAGGGCCACGCGCTGATGATCCATGCCGGCGGCGACAACCATTCCGACATGCCCAAGCCATTGGGCGGTGGCGGTGAGCGACTGGTGTGCGGCGTGATTTAAGCCAGCGCGCTCAGGTCCAGGTGCCCATCCTTGATCGGCGGGCACCAGTAGTAACCGCCGGTCAACGGTGTGCTGATGCGGTACAGGCCATCGACAATCCCATCTTCCAGCCCGCTCATGCGGCGCAGTTGCGCTTCGAACGCGTCGAAGGAATGGCCGAACGCGAGAAACATCAACCCGGCTTGGCCGTTCTCGGCCCATGGCATGGAACGACGCACTACGAAGGCTTCCGGGGTGAAGCTTTCCTGGGCGGTGCGTTTGGTGTGGGCGGACTCGGGGGCGTCGTCGAGTTCTTCGTTGTCGCCATGGCGGCGACCGATGATGTGGTCGCGCTCTTGCGCAGGCAAGGCGGCGAAGCCGTCGAGGTCGTGCTGCCACTGCTGGATCGCGGCAAAGCTGGCGCCGCTGTCGGTCAGGGCCGCTTCAACCGCCGCGTCATCGTGGGGGTTCTCGGTGCCGTCTTCGTAGTCGGTGAGGTCGAAGCCGGTCTTGTAGCGGAAGCCTTCGGTCATCTGCACCAGGCGGAACGCCGGGGCCAGGGCCTTTTCGAAGGCGCGGCTGCGCAACAGCAATTCACCGCGATCCACGCCGTGCAGCCATACCCACAACGCCTGTTGGGTTGACGGGTTATGCGCGCCCGGCCCGCTGACCGTGGGGAATGTGCGCAAGCCTTCAATCCGGGCGCCCAAGGCATTCACCAGTGGTTCGCCAAAACCCACCACCGCCGCCGAATCGGTCAACTGCACCAGCGCGTCCAACGCAGCGGGCACCGCGGCCAGTGAATCCACGGCAAAAAACAGATGGCGTGCCTGCAACGGCACCGGTGCGGCAAGAATGCCCGGCTGGTACTGACTCATGTGAACTCCTTCTGAAAAGCCGCGCAGTTTAACCGTCAGGCGCATGGCTGCGTACAAGAAAGCGCGCAAGCCTTGCCATAGAGCCTGTTGTTGGGTGACTCTCTAGTCATGTTTTGCAACTATTCCAGGGGTAGCGACATGACCACCAGCAACCTGCTCGCCCAGCTGTTTCCCGCTTCCGCCGCCGAGATTCCCGAGACATTCCAGCTAGGGGCGCCCATTGAACAGCGTGATTACCTGGTCGATGGCCAGTTGCAGGTGTGGAACGGCCCCTTGGCCAAAGTGCAGAGCCCGGTGCAGTTTGGCGACGAACGTGTGCATATCGGCAGCACGCCGCTGCTGGACGCCGAGACCGCCCTCACCGCCCTGGATGCCGCCGTGCGTGCCTATGATCGGGGCCAGGGTGAATGGCCGACGATGCGCGTGGCCGAACGTATCCAGCACGTCGAAGCCTTCCTGCGACGCATGCGTGAACAGCGCGATGCCGTGGTCAAGCTGTTGATGTGGGAGATCGGCAAGAACCTCAAGGACTCGCAGAAAGAGTTCGACCGCACCTGCGACTACATCAACGACACCATCAATGCCCTCAAGGAACTCGACCGTCGCTCCAGCCGCTTCGAGTTGGAACAGGACACCCTCGGCCAGATCCGCCGCGTGCCGCTGGGCGTGGCGCTGTGCATGGGGCCCTATAACTATCCGCTGAACGAGACCTTCACCACGCTGATTCCGGCGTTGATCATGGGTAACACCGTGG
The genomic region above belongs to Pseudomonas azotoformans and contains:
- a CDS encoding Dyp-type peroxidase; protein product: MSQYQPGILAAPVPLQARHLFFAVDSLAAVPAALDALVQLTDSAAVVGFGEPLVNALGARIEGLRTFPTVSGPGAHNPSTQQALWVWLHGVDRGELLLRSRAFEKALAPAFRLVQMTEGFRYKTGFDLTDYEDGTENPHDDAAVEAALTDSGASFAAIQQWQHDLDGFAALPAQERDHIIGRRHGDNEELDDAPESAHTKRTAQESFTPEAFVVRRSMPWAENGQAGLMFLAFGHSFDAFEAQLRRMSGLEDGIVDGLYRISTPLTGGYYWCPPIKDGHLDLSALA